A single genomic interval of Nostoc commune NIES-4072 harbors:
- a CDS encoding cytochrome b N-terminal domain-containing protein, whose translation MQSTQFDRILRRVATIISVVILTLCLIYISTGVMLSFYYEPTAGGAYNSLKMINTQLPYGWLFWRAHDIAGNAVIAIALIQIVVMFLGRQFRKSWLAAWISGILLTLSAIALNWTAMILDWTQEGYWRFNIELGTIEAIPFIGGQLREILTGGGAINTVTIQHLYTIHSYLISVATLVLAIVHLSALLWQEWEIYQETPTPEIDNSPGSKGEFIPSQG comes from the coding sequence ATGCAAAGCACCCAGTTCGACAGGATTTTGCGACGAGTAGCGACGATAATATCGGTCGTAATTCTGACTTTGTGCTTAATTTATATCTCTACGGGAGTAATGCTTTCTTTTTACTATGAACCGACAGCAGGCGGAGCTTATAACTCATTGAAGATGATTAATACACAACTGCCATACGGGTGGTTGTTTTGGAGAGCGCATGATATTGCTGGTAACGCGGTAATTGCGATCGCTCTGATTCAAATTGTGGTGATGTTTTTAGGTCGGCAATTTCGCAAGAGTTGGCTGGCTGCTTGGATTAGTGGGATTTTGTTGACCCTAAGTGCGATCGCACTTAATTGGACAGCGATGATCCTAGATTGGACTCAGGAAGGATACTGGCGTTTTAACATTGAACTAGGAACTATCGAAGCCATTCCTTTTATTGGTGGACAACTCCGCGAAATTCTAACTGGGGGTGGAGCCATCAACACAGTTACTATCCAGCACCTTTACACAATTCACAGTTATCTGATTTCGGTGGCGACCCTAGTTCTTGCCATAGTGCATTTATCTGCTTTACTGTGGCAAGAATGGGAAATATATCAAGAAACACCAACACCAGAAATTGATAATTCGCCAGGATCAAAAGGTGAATTTATTCCTTCCCAAGGATAA
- the accD gene encoding acetyl-CoA carboxylase, carboxyltransferase subunit beta, whose amino-acid sequence MANNEESRGLKSLFDWFANRRKSGSTSLERQEREIADGLWHKCSKCSVLAYTKDLKANQMVCTECGHHNRVDSDERIRQLIDHNTWKPLDEHLRPSDPLEFRDRKPYSDRLREMQEKIGLIDAVKTGLGQINGLPIALGVMDFRFMGGSMGSVVGERLTRMIEQATQRRYPVVIVCTSGGARMQEGMLSLMQMAKISAALQRHKDARLLYIPVLTNPTTGGVTASFAMLGDIILAEPKATIGFAGRRVIEQTLREKLPDDFQTAEDLLLHGFVDDIVPRTQLKNTLAQLIALHQPVLTTPQMVLWETMSLTSSAAE is encoded by the coding sequence ATGGCTAACAACGAAGAATCACGCGGTTTAAAGTCTCTATTTGATTGGTTTGCAAATCGACGGAAGTCAGGATCTACTAGCCTCGAACGCCAAGAACGTGAAATTGCTGATGGGCTATGGCATAAATGTTCTAAATGCAGTGTGTTGGCATATACAAAAGACCTAAAAGCCAACCAGATGGTTTGTACTGAATGTGGTCATCACAATCGGGTAGACAGCGATGAGCGCATCCGTCAATTGATAGATCATAATACCTGGAAACCGCTAGACGAGCATTTGCGTCCAAGCGATCCGTTAGAATTTCGCGATCGCAAACCCTACAGCGATCGCCTGCGGGAAATGCAGGAGAAAATTGGCTTAATAGACGCGGTTAAAACTGGTTTAGGTCAAATCAATGGTTTGCCCATTGCCCTTGGGGTTATGGACTTCCGTTTCATGGGTGGTAGCATGGGTTCCGTCGTGGGAGAAAGACTTACCCGCATGATTGAGCAAGCCACTCAACGACGGTATCCTGTAGTTATCGTCTGCACTTCTGGTGGCGCGAGAATGCAAGAAGGAATGCTCTCTCTGATGCAGATGGCGAAAATCTCCGCAGCCCTACAGCGCCATAAAGACGCCCGATTATTATATATTCCTGTTTTAACTAATCCCACAACAGGCGGTGTTACCGCTAGCTTTGCGATGTTGGGCGATATCATTTTGGCAGAACCCAAGGCAACTATTGGTTTTGCCGGTCGGCGAGTGATTGAGCAAACCCTGCGGGAAAAACTACCTGATGATTTTCAGACTGCTGAAGATTTGCTCCTGCATGGTTTTGTTGATGATATCGTACCCCGTACCCAATTAAAGAACACCCTAGCCCAGCTGATTGCCCTACACCAACCTGTACTAACAACGCCTCAGATGGTGTTGTGGGAAACAATGTCCTTGACTTCTTCCGCCGCAGAATAG
- the petE gene encoding plastocyanin, translated as MKLISATWRRLSLAVLTILLVVSSFAVFTPSASAETYQVKLGSDKGMLAFEPKKLTVKPGDTIEWVNNKVPPHNVVFDAAKNPAKDAALAKSLSHKNLLMSAGQKETTTFPADAPAGDYTFYCEPHRGAGMVGTITVQG; from the coding sequence ATGAAATTGATTTCGGCAACCTGGAGACGTCTTAGTTTAGCTGTGTTAACAATCCTTTTAGTTGTTAGCAGCTTTGCTGTTTTTACTCCCAGTGCTTCGGCTGAAACCTACCAGGTGAAATTGGGTAGCGATAAAGGAATGCTGGCATTTGAACCGAAAAAGTTGACAGTTAAACCAGGTGACACAATTGAATGGGTCAACAATAAAGTTCCTCCCCATAATGTTGTGTTTGATGCTGCCAAAAATCCCGCTAAGGATGCCGCTTTAGCAAAATCTCTGTCTCATAAGAATTTGCTGATGAGTGCTGGCCAAAAGGAAACAACCACCTTCCCCGCAGACGCACCTGCTGGTGACTACACCTTCTATTGCGAACCCCATCGTGGTGCTGGCATGGTTGGTACAATCACTGTGCAAGGCTAG
- the petJ gene encoding cytochrome c6 PetJ — protein sequence MRILLLILLLAIALFNLIFISPALAAEISNGAKIFEANCASCHIGGGNILISQKTLKKEALLKYLENYDRDSIEAIIHQVQNGKNAMPAFKGKLSSEEILEVAAYVFQNAEQGW from the coding sequence TTGAGAATACTTTTATTAATTCTACTGTTGGCGATCGCTCTATTCAACTTGATATTCATTAGTCCAGCACTAGCTGCCGAAATATCTAACGGTGCTAAAATTTTCGAGGCTAACTGTGCTTCTTGCCATATAGGTGGCGGTAACATCCTTATTAGCCAGAAAACCTTGAAAAAGGAAGCATTGTTAAAGTACTTAGAAAATTATGATCGCGACTCAATTGAGGCGATTATTCACCAAGTGCAAAATGGTAAAAATGCCATGCCTGCCTTTAAAGGCAAGTTAAGTTCTGAGGAGATTCTAGAGGTAGCTGCTTACGTTTTTCAGAATGCAGAACAAGGCTGGTAA
- a CDS encoding esterase/lipase family protein: MPLPTVIVPGYLESAIAYRQLEQSLQKLDFPTVTVPLRRRDWLPTIGGRPVTPILQQLDLTIKQTLEQHNATQINLIAHSAGGWISRIYMGEKPYLGRGNVKPSLWEGHPLIATLITLGTPHISQERWTRSNLDFVTNNYPGAFYKNVNYVCVAGKTIFGQRRRGSWLAYSSYQLTCGKGNTWGDGITPIEAAHLEGAENLVIEGVRHSPRSPGIWYGSAEPLKTWVQYLI; encoded by the coding sequence ATGCCTTTACCAACAGTTATTGTACCTGGATATCTAGAAAGCGCGATCGCTTACCGCCAACTAGAACAATCCTTACAAAAGTTAGATTTTCCCACCGTTACAGTACCACTGCGACGGCGTGACTGGCTACCCACTATTGGAGGAAGACCTGTAACGCCAATTCTGCAACAACTTGATCTTACAATCAAGCAGACATTAGAGCAACATAATGCTACTCAAATTAACTTGATTGCTCACTCAGCAGGAGGTTGGATATCCCGCATCTACATGGGAGAAAAGCCTTATTTAGGGCGCGGTAATGTCAAACCATCTCTCTGGGAAGGGCATCCACTGATTGCTACTCTCATCACCTTGGGTACACCCCATATTAGCCAAGAACGCTGGACGCGCTCCAATTTAGATTTTGTCACCAATAACTACCCAGGAGCTTTTTACAAAAACGTTAATTACGTTTGTGTGGCTGGCAAAACTATCTTTGGCCAAAGGCGGCGCGGTAGTTGGTTAGCTTACAGTAGTTACCAATTAACCTGTGGTAAGGGCAACACTTGGGGAGATGGAATCACACCCATTGAAGCTGCTCATCTGGAAGGGGCAGAAAATCTGGTGATTGAAGGTGTGAGGCATTCTCCCAGAAGTCCTGGGATTTGGTATGGTTCAGCAGAACCCTTAAAAACTTGGGTGCAATATTTGATTTAA
- the psbV gene encoding photosystem II cytochrome c-550, which produces MFRRLIGVVVVTVLLSFQLLVGSATAVELDKATRTVPLNAQGDTVVLSLKQVKEGKRLFNYACAQCHAGGVTKVNQNIGLTPEDLALATPNRNNIEGLVDYLKNPTTYDGEEEISEIHPSIKSADIFTEMRNLTDEDLEAIAGHILLQPKIVGTKWGGGKIYY; this is translated from the coding sequence ATGTTTAGAAGACTAATTGGCGTTGTTGTGGTTACTGTTTTACTCTCGTTTCAGTTGCTTGTTGGTAGCGCGACAGCAGTGGAACTCGACAAAGCTACCCGGACAGTGCCATTAAATGCTCAGGGTGATACTGTCGTACTTAGCCTTAAACAAGTCAAAGAAGGCAAACGCTTATTTAATTACGCTTGCGCCCAATGTCATGCTGGGGGAGTTACCAAGGTAAACCAGAACATTGGACTCACTCCAGAAGACCTGGCACTGGCAACACCCAACCGTAATAACATTGAAGGCTTGGTGGATTATCTGAAAAATCCCACTACTTACGACGGGGAAGAAGAGATTTCCGAAATCCACCCCAGTATCAAAAGTGCAGATATTTTCACAGAAATGCGAAATCTGACAGATGAAGACTTGGAGGCGATCGCTGGTCATATTCTCTTACAACCCAAAATCGTTGGCACTAAGTGGGGAGGCGGAAAAATCTATTACTAA
- the purT gene encoding formate-dependent phosphoribosylglycinamide formyltransferase, with product MSIKLPQKLMLLGSGELGKEFAIAAQRLGNYVIAVDRYANAPAMQVADAYEVISMLSADDLEAVVTKYQPDIIIPEIEAIRTKKLIEFEQQGITVIPTAAATNYTMNRDRIRELAHQQLGIRTAKYGYATTLEELIAVSDEIGFSNVVKPVMSSSGKGQSVVQEKSEVEKAWNYAIANSRGDSQKVIVEEFINFEIEITLLTIKQWNAPTIFCSPIGHRQERGDYQESWQPAEISEDKILKAQEIAIKVTDALGGAGIFGVEFFITKDEVIFSELSPRPHDTGMVTLISQNLNEFELHLRAILGLPIPHIEQLGASASAVILASEKSDSIAFSGVADALSEKDVDIKLFGKPNAHPYRRMGVALAKGINVQEAREKATKAASKIQII from the coding sequence ATGAGTATTAAGTTGCCCCAAAAATTGATGTTGCTGGGTTCAGGAGAACTAGGCAAAGAATTTGCGATCGCAGCTCAACGTCTTGGTAATTATGTGATTGCCGTTGACCGCTACGCCAATGCTCCAGCGATGCAAGTTGCTGATGCTTATGAAGTTATTTCTATGCTCAGTGCTGATGATTTAGAAGCTGTAGTAACAAAATATCAGCCAGATATTATTATACCAGAAATTGAAGCAATCAGAACAAAAAAGCTGATCGAATTTGAGCAGCAAGGGATTACAGTTATACCGACTGCGGCTGCTACTAACTATACAATGAACCGCGATAGAATTCGAGAACTGGCACATCAACAATTAGGCATCAGAACGGCTAAATATGGTTATGCAACAACTCTAGAAGAATTGATTGCAGTTTCTGATGAAATTGGGTTTAGTAATGTTGTTAAACCTGTGATGTCATCCTCTGGTAAAGGTCAGTCTGTAGTGCAAGAAAAGAGTGAAGTTGAGAAGGCTTGGAATTATGCGATCGCTAATTCTAGAGGAGACAGTCAAAAGGTCATCGTAGAAGAATTTATTAATTTTGAAATTGAGATAACTTTACTGACAATTAAACAGTGGAATGCACCCACTATTTTCTGTTCTCCTATTGGTCATCGCCAAGAAAGAGGAGATTATCAAGAGTCGTGGCAACCCGCAGAAATTTCTGAAGACAAGATATTAAAAGCTCAAGAAATAGCCATAAAGGTCACTGATGCTTTAGGAGGAGCCGGAATTTTTGGTGTTGAGTTTTTCATTACCAAAGATGAAGTGATTTTTTCTGAACTTTCTCCCAGACCTCACGATACCGGAATGGTGACATTAATCTCACAAAATCTCAATGAATTTGAACTTCATCTGCGAGCAATTTTAGGCTTGCCAATTCCTCATATAGAACAGCTAGGAGCATCAGCTAGTGCGGTAATTTTAGCTTCCGAAAAATCTGATTCTATTGCTTTTAGTGGTGTAGCCGATGCTTTGTCAGAAAAAGATGTAGATATTAAGTTATTCGGTAAACCTAATGCTCATCCATATCGGCGAATGGGTGTAGCTTTAGCGAAAGGTATTAATGTCCAAGAGGCTAGAGAAAAAGCTACGAAAGCTGCAAGTAAAATTCAAATTATCTAG
- a CDS encoding MFS transporter, translating to MDFVQVETTAPRTLEIPQIALPPTALSETSRIPKDAIRTSLKASTADSVLAAVYSLGTGGILLSNFLVELGASPVVFGMLCSIPMLVNLIQPLGAYLSERSTSRFQYSLRTHGIGRLLWLVLVIGIIGLNLGVINTHQLVILTLLIVLFSNLLGGLGAASWLSWVAMIVPRQLRGRYFGIRNSAASLTNLVCVPIAGLLVSHWYGGSIQGYGVVLLIGIVFGIVGLGCQYFQVDMNPRSQNTYYGKLSQTNKLEQEAREQGIESKGDSSDGDSTLPVAPASSIWKNSNFLRFLLYVSFWALAVNLSSPFFNLYMLDTLDLDVSYVTIYNSLQAAATLLMLIVWGKLADKIGNRPILICIGILVAATPLLWLGIGADHLDIWLWLPLLHILAGGTWAAIDLCNNNIQLAIAPVKNQSIYFAIAAAVAGASGALGTTIGSFIVQFAQFGGLLGLFALSSLFRLAALIPLLFVKEPERA from the coding sequence ATGGATTTTGTTCAGGTTGAAACAACTGCACCACGGACTCTAGAAATTCCCCAGATTGCCTTACCGCCCACAGCACTTTCTGAAACCTCTCGAATTCCCAAGGATGCGATTCGCACTAGTTTAAAAGCTTCGACTGCGGATTCTGTCTTAGCTGCGGTTTACTCTCTTGGAACTGGCGGAATTTTACTCAGCAATTTTTTGGTGGAATTAGGTGCTAGTCCAGTGGTATTTGGGATGCTTTGCTCTATCCCCATGTTGGTCAATCTTATTCAGCCGTTGGGTGCTTACTTGTCTGAACGTAGCACCAGCCGCTTTCAATATTCTCTTCGGACACACGGAATTGGTCGGCTGCTATGGCTGGTTTTAGTAATCGGTATTATCGGCCTCAATTTGGGCGTGATTAATACTCACCAGTTAGTGATATTGACACTGTTGATTGTTCTATTCAGCAATCTTTTGGGAGGATTAGGAGCGGCATCGTGGCTAAGTTGGGTAGCAATGATAGTTCCTCGGCAATTGCGAGGCAGGTATTTTGGGATACGCAATAGTGCTGCTAGCCTCACCAATTTGGTTTGCGTACCAATAGCCGGTCTACTCGTATCACATTGGTATGGTGGAAGTATTCAAGGCTATGGGGTGGTTCTGCTGATAGGTATAGTGTTTGGGATTGTGGGATTGGGCTGTCAATATTTCCAGGTGGATATGAATCCGCGATCGCAAAACACTTACTATGGCAAGTTATCTCAAACAAATAAGCTTGAACAAGAGGCAAGGGAGCAGGGGATAGAGAGCAAGGGAGATAGTTCAGATGGGGATTCGACCCTACCTGTTGCGCCAGCTTCCAGCATCTGGAAAAACTCTAACTTTTTGAGATTTCTGCTGTATGTCAGCTTCTGGGCCCTTGCTGTTAACCTCAGCAGTCCTTTTTTTAATCTCTATATGCTCGACACGCTCGATTTAGACGTGAGCTATGTAACTATCTACAACAGCCTGCAAGCGGCGGCGACTTTGCTGATGCTCATCGTGTGGGGCAAATTAGCAGACAAGATAGGCAATCGTCCCATCCTAATCTGTATTGGGATTTTGGTTGCAGCCACACCACTGCTTTGGCTGGGGATTGGCGCCGATCACCTTGACATTTGGTTGTGGTTACCCCTGTTACACATCTTGGCTGGAGGTACTTGGGCGGCGATTGACTTGTGTAATAACAATATACAATTGGCGATCGCACCAGTTAAAAATCAGTCTATCTATTTTGCGATCGCAGCTGCCGTTGCTGGAGCGAGTGGTGCTTTAGGCACAACTATAGGCAGTTTCATCGTCCAATTTGCTCAGTTTGGAGGCTTACTGGGGTTGTTCGCCCTCTCTAGTCTATTTCGACTAGCAGCGCTTATCCCACTACTTTTTGTCAAAGAGCCGGAGAGAGCATGA
- the leuB gene encoding 3-isopropylmalate dehydrogenase, giving the protein MTQNYRITLLPGDGIGPEIMAVAVDVLKVVGKQFDLKFEFQEALIGGAAIDATGEPLPSATLDTCRNSDAVLLAAIGGYKWDSLPSNLRPEAGLLGLRAGLGLFANLRPAKILPQLIDASTLKREVVEGVDIMVVRELTGGIYFGKPKGIFATETGEKRGVNTMVYSESEIERIGRVAFEAARKRGGKLCSVDKANVLEVSQLWRDRIIQLSQEYPDIELSHLYVDNAAMQLVRSPKQFDTIVTGNLFGDILSDAAAMLTGSIGMLPSASLGASGPGVFEPVHGSAPDIAGLDKANPLAQVLSAAMMLRYGLDQPKAADHIEQAVLQVLEQGDRTGDIISPGKNLLGCRAMGDALILALERK; this is encoded by the coding sequence ATGACCCAGAACTACCGCATTACTCTACTACCCGGCGATGGCATTGGCCCTGAAATTATGGCAGTGGCGGTAGATGTGCTGAAAGTCGTAGGGAAGCAATTTGATCTGAAGTTTGAATTCCAAGAAGCCCTCATTGGTGGTGCAGCAATTGATGCCACAGGTGAACCCCTACCATCTGCCACTCTAGATACCTGCCGTAACAGTGATGCTGTGTTACTTGCTGCCATTGGTGGTTATAAGTGGGATTCCCTACCATCCAATTTACGCCCAGAAGCAGGTTTGTTAGGGCTACGTGCAGGTTTGGGATTATTTGCCAATTTGCGCCCAGCGAAAATTTTGCCCCAGCTAATCGACGCCTCGACTTTGAAACGCGAAGTTGTGGAAGGCGTGGATATTATGGTGGTGCGTGAACTCACTGGCGGAATTTACTTCGGTAAACCCAAGGGGATTTTTGCTACAGAAACTGGTGAAAAACGCGGTGTAAATACGATGGTTTATAGCGAATCGGAAATCGAACGCATTGGACGAGTGGCGTTTGAAGCAGCCCGCAAACGTGGCGGAAAACTTTGTTCGGTAGATAAAGCCAACGTATTAGAAGTATCTCAGTTATGGCGCGATCGCATCATCCAACTTTCACAAGAATATCCAGATATCGAACTCTCTCATTTATATGTAGATAATGCTGCTATGCAGTTAGTACGCTCTCCCAAGCAGTTCGATACTATTGTCACAGGCAATTTGTTTGGTGATATTCTTTCTGATGCTGCTGCTATGCTCACAGGTAGTATTGGGATGTTACCCTCGGCTAGTTTGGGCGCTTCTGGACCTGGTGTGTTTGAACCAGTTCATGGTTCTGCCCCAGATATTGCCGGACTTGATAAGGCAAATCCTTTAGCACAGGTTTTGAGTGCGGCGATGATGTTACGCTACGGTTTAGACCAACCAAAAGCGGCAGATCACATCGAACAAGCCGTATTGCAAGTTTTAGAACAAGGCGATCGCACCGGGGATATAATTTCTCCAGGAAAAAACCTTTTAGGTTGCCGCGCTATGGGCGATGCACTGATTTTAGCTCTTGAAAGAAAATAA
- a CDS encoding prepilin peptidase, with amino-acid sequence MDILFAIPASVMVFALGASIGSFINVIVYRLPAGLSILWPPSRCPHCLNQLKAHDNVPVFGWISLRGRCRYCKSKIAVRYPVVEGVTGIIFLLVFLVFQVSTLTIGYWAFCSWLLALSLIDLDTMTLPNPLTQSGLVVGILFQMVVGFLPEASSMALVNHLMMAIVGAVLGLWLFDAIALLGSIAFGKTAMGAGDAKLAAMMGAWLGWKYLLLASFIACVLGALIGSSVIMRRRKTASQETSLPRLGQKMPFGPFLALGSVITLFSGEALLSSYLRLFFPAS; translated from the coding sequence ATGGACATTTTGTTCGCCATTCCGGCGAGTGTAATGGTCTTTGCTTTGGGTGCATCTATTGGCAGTTTTATTAACGTTATTGTTTATCGGCTACCTGCTGGGTTGTCAATTCTTTGGCCTCCCTCTCGTTGTCCCCACTGCTTAAACCAGCTAAAAGCTCACGACAATGTACCAGTATTTGGTTGGATTTCCTTAAGAGGGCGGTGTCGATATTGCAAAAGCAAAATTGCTGTCCGTTATCCTGTGGTAGAAGGGGTAACGGGCATAATTTTTTTACTAGTTTTTTTGGTATTCCAAGTTTCGACTTTAACAATAGGCTATTGGGCTTTTTGTAGTTGGTTATTGGCGCTATCGCTTATCGACCTAGATACAATGACTTTACCCAATCCACTTACTCAGTCGGGTTTGGTGGTGGGGATTTTGTTTCAAATGGTGGTTGGTTTTTTACCAGAGGCTAGTTCTATGGCATTGGTAAATCACCTGATGATGGCAATAGTCGGTGCAGTATTAGGCTTATGGCTATTTGATGCGATCGCCCTATTGGGTTCAATTGCCTTTGGTAAAACTGCAATGGGTGCAGGTGATGCCAAGTTAGCAGCCATGATGGGAGCCTGGTTAGGCTGGAAATATTTACTCTTAGCTAGTTTTATTGCTTGTGTGCTAGGAGCGTTAATTGGCAGCAGTGTAATAATGCGTAGACGCAAAACTGCAAGCCAAGAGACATCGCTACCAAGGTTAGGACAAAAGATGCCTTTTGGCCCTTTTCTGGCTTTAGGATCTGTGATTACTCTATTTAGCGGCGAAGCCCTTTTGTCTAGCTACCTGCGGTTATTTTTTCCAGCGTCTTGA
- a CDS encoding PIN domain-containing protein, whose product MARCQSGEWQLLGSEVMDEELEQTPDGERKRQMMAWAALASTKIMAREQVKFRAREVVALGLKTFDASHIACAEVGNADIFLTTDDRMLRLGAKNSAMLQVRVENPLRWVSEVINARRD is encoded by the coding sequence TTGGCTCGTTGTCAGAGTGGTGAATGGCAATTACTGGGAAGTGAAGTTATGGATGAGGAGTTGGAACAGACACCAGACGGAGAAAGAAAACGACAAATGATGGCTTGGGCTGCTTTAGCAAGCACTAAAATTATGGCTAGAGAACAGGTTAAGTTCCGTGCTAGAGAAGTTGTTGCTCTCGGATTAAAAACCTTTGATGCATCTCATATTGCTTGTGCAGAAGTCGGAAATGCCGATATCTTTTTAACAACTGATGACAGAATGTTGCGCTTAGGAGCAAAAAACAGCGCCATGCTACAAGTGAGAGTAGAAAACCCATTGCGGTGGGTATCGGAGGTAATAAATGCTAGACGTGACTAA
- a CDS encoding pentapeptide repeat-containing protein, producing MLNIPTQDLRYTAIQFLEQSPSQRLQTLKQLGIARYEFLTKIRLNERNIILMMRFFKYPSQLKFPNLIGADLSGLILDGVNLIRGNLSEANLQGSSLVNADLLFANFTKADLRNADLRGTTLNETIWLETLVDKCQFGEGIGLNELQRQDLQLRGAKFNS from the coding sequence ATGTTAAATATCCCTACTCAAGACTTACGCTACACAGCTATTCAGTTTTTAGAACAAAGTCCCTCACAGCGTCTACAAACTCTTAAGCAATTGGGCATAGCTCGTTATGAGTTTTTAACTAAAATAAGATTAAATGAACGAAACATCATTTTGATGATGCGGTTTTTTAAATATCCAAGTCAGCTAAAATTTCCTAATCTTATAGGAGCAGATTTATCTGGTTTAATTTTAGATGGGGTAAACTTAATTCGGGGAAATTTATCAGAAGCTAATCTACAAGGTAGTAGTTTAGTCAATGCAGACCTATTATTTGCAAATTTTACGAAAGCCGATTTGAGAAATGCTGATTTACGAGGCACAACTCTTAACGAGACTATTTGGCTAGAGACTTTAGTTGATAAGTGTCAGTTTGGGGAAGGTATTGGTCTAAATGAACTGCAACGTCAAGATTTGCAACTACGCGGGGCTAAATTTAATTCTTGA